The Equus asinus isolate D_3611 breed Donkey chromosome 22, EquAss-T2T_v2, whole genome shotgun sequence genome has a segment encoding these proteins:
- the MYL6 gene encoding myosin light polypeptide 6 isoform X2 yields MCDFTEDQTADLSPKHWCCCLSESSEFKEAFQLFDRTGDGKILYSQCGDVMRALGQNPTNAEVLKVLGNPKSDEMNVKVLDFEHFLPMLQTVAKNKDQGTYEDYVEGLRVFDKEGNGTVMGAEIRHVLVTLGEKMTEEEVEMLVAGHEDSNGCINYEAFVRHILSG; encoded by the exons ATG TGTGACTTCACCGAGGACCAGACCGCAG ATCTGAGCCCCAAGCACTGG TGCTGCTGTTTATCTGAATCCTCAGAGTTCAAGGAGGCGTTCCAGCTGTTTGACCGAACAGGGGATGGCAAGATCCTGTACAGCCAGTGTGGGGACGTGATGAGGGCGCTGGGCCAGAACCCCACCAACGCCGAGGTGCTCAAGGTCCTGGGGAACCCCAAGAGTGATG AGATGAATGTGAAGGTGCTGGACTTTGAGCACTTCCTGCCCATGCTGCAGACTGTGGCCAAGAACAAGGACCAGGGCACCTATGAGGACTACGTTGAAGGCCTTCGGGTGTTTGACAAGGAAGGGAATGGCACTGTCATGGGGGCTGAAATCCGGCATGTTCTCGTCACCCTGG GTGAGAAGATGACAGAGGAAGAAGTAGAGATGCTGGTGGCAGGGCATGAGGACAGCAATGGTTGTATCAACTATGAAG CGTTTGTGAGGCATATCCTGTCGGGGTGA
- the MYL6 gene encoding myosin light polypeptide 6 isoform X1, with the protein MCDFTEDQTADLSPKHWCCCLSESSEFKEAFQLFDRTGDGKILYSQCGDVMRALGQNPTNAEVLKVLGNPKSDEMNVKVLDFEHFLPMLQTVAKNKDQGTYEDYVEGLRVFDKEGNGTVMGAEIRHVLVTLGEKMTEEEVEMLVAGHEDSNGCINYEELVRMVLNG; encoded by the exons ATG TGTGACTTCACCGAGGACCAGACCGCAG ATCTGAGCCCCAAGCACTGG TGCTGCTGTTTATCTGAATCCTCAGAGTTCAAGGAGGCGTTCCAGCTGTTTGACCGAACAGGGGATGGCAAGATCCTGTACAGCCAGTGTGGGGACGTGATGAGGGCGCTGGGCCAGAACCCCACCAACGCCGAGGTGCTCAAGGTCCTGGGGAACCCCAAGAGTGATG AGATGAATGTGAAGGTGCTGGACTTTGAGCACTTCCTGCCCATGCTGCAGACTGTGGCCAAGAACAAGGACCAGGGCACCTATGAGGACTACGTTGAAGGCCTTCGGGTGTTTGACAAGGAAGGGAATGGCACTGTCATGGGGGCTGAAATCCGGCATGTTCTCGTCACCCTGG GTGAGAAGATGACAGAGGAAGAAGTAGAGATGCTGGTGGCAGGGCATGAGGACAGCAATGGTTGTATCAACTATGAAG AGCTCGTCCGCATGGTGCTGAATGGCTGA
- the MYL6 gene encoding myosin light polypeptide 6 isoform X3, whose product MCDFTEDQTAEFKEAFQLFDRTGDGKILYSQCGDVMRALGQNPTNAEVLKVLGNPKSDEMNVKVLDFEHFLPMLQTVAKNKDQGTYEDYVEGLRVFDKEGNGTVMGAEIRHVLVTLGEKMTEEEVEMLVAGHEDSNGCINYEELVRMVLNG is encoded by the exons ATG TGTGACTTCACCGAGGACCAGACCGCAG AGTTCAAGGAGGCGTTCCAGCTGTTTGACCGAACAGGGGATGGCAAGATCCTGTACAGCCAGTGTGGGGACGTGATGAGGGCGCTGGGCCAGAACCCCACCAACGCCGAGGTGCTCAAGGTCCTGGGGAACCCCAAGAGTGATG AGATGAATGTGAAGGTGCTGGACTTTGAGCACTTCCTGCCCATGCTGCAGACTGTGGCCAAGAACAAGGACCAGGGCACCTATGAGGACTACGTTGAAGGCCTTCGGGTGTTTGACAAGGAAGGGAATGGCACTGTCATGGGGGCTGAAATCCGGCATGTTCTCGTCACCCTGG GTGAGAAGATGACAGAGGAAGAAGTAGAGATGCTGGTGGCAGGGCATGAGGACAGCAATGGTTGTATCAACTATGAAG AGCTCGTCCGCATGGTGCTGAATGGCTGA
- the MYL6 gene encoding myosin light polypeptide 6 isoform X4 yields the protein MCDFTEDQTAEFKEAFQLFDRTGDGKILYSQCGDVMRALGQNPTNAEVLKVLGNPKSDEMNVKVLDFEHFLPMLQTVAKNKDQGTYEDYVEGLRVFDKEGNGTVMGAEIRHVLVTLGEKMTEEEVEMLVAGHEDSNGCINYEAFVRHILSG from the exons ATG TGTGACTTCACCGAGGACCAGACCGCAG AGTTCAAGGAGGCGTTCCAGCTGTTTGACCGAACAGGGGATGGCAAGATCCTGTACAGCCAGTGTGGGGACGTGATGAGGGCGCTGGGCCAGAACCCCACCAACGCCGAGGTGCTCAAGGTCCTGGGGAACCCCAAGAGTGATG AGATGAATGTGAAGGTGCTGGACTTTGAGCACTTCCTGCCCATGCTGCAGACTGTGGCCAAGAACAAGGACCAGGGCACCTATGAGGACTACGTTGAAGGCCTTCGGGTGTTTGACAAGGAAGGGAATGGCACTGTCATGGGGGCTGAAATCCGGCATGTTCTCGTCACCCTGG GTGAGAAGATGACAGAGGAAGAAGTAGAGATGCTGGTGGCAGGGCATGAGGACAGCAATGGTTGTATCAACTATGAAG CGTTTGTGAGGCATATCCTGTCGGGGTGA